From Synoicihabitans lomoniglobus, the proteins below share one genomic window:
- a CDS encoding PQQ-dependent sugar dehydrogenase — translation MPQVAPTFLVTVGILALSPAALAADTITPAVGRELFAQHCGACHELTIDSFGPPLGGITRLLSTEELTTWISDPAKVLASADPRAAALLARHKAPMPPFAFLGAEKIAAILAYLDTETEARDLTPFTVDLNPPVASASRLIPRVVDSGIVVELEDFAQIPRLPGRPAYKGIALLRPDPRDDDALLVNDLMGIIYRIKNGVVDTFLDVRGRFPRFVYEPGVATGLGAFAFHPAFLTNGLLYTTHAELWLGEDCINPDDLPDHIPADASPRLAWVLTEWHAHEPLAATFAGTRREVMRWVTPTTAHGSQEIAFAPVTGPDDPDYGLLYIGHGDGGAINIKRPDIAGHPRTLLTSIMRIDPTGTNGRNGRYGIPPDNPFAGSDDPTVRQEIWAYGFRNAHRMSWDITPQGKRMIAVDIGESNVEEVNLIEPGWGYGWGVGKLEGTARLDVLDDPTVIWPATAAELAPHRSPHGEYMHDDGTAVTGGYVYHGPLELLRGKYVFGDIVNGRLFCMNIGESLDDHTIYELKVVTAAGEPTSVKTLAGVDRAHLRVSYDPRHGDLFVMTKDDGMIRRVVRASLP, via the coding sequence TTGCCCCAAGTCGCCCCTACATTCCTCGTCACAGTTGGAATCCTCGCCCTATCGCCCGCCGCACTCGCGGCTGACACGATTACCCCAGCCGTCGGCCGCGAACTGTTCGCGCAACACTGCGGGGCCTGCCACGAACTGACGATTGATTCGTTCGGGCCACCACTCGGCGGAATCACGCGGCTGCTCTCGACCGAGGAGCTGACCACCTGGATAAGTGATCCGGCGAAGGTCCTCGCCTCCGCCGATCCACGCGCCGCGGCGCTGCTCGCGCGCCATAAGGCTCCGATGCCGCCGTTTGCCTTTCTCGGAGCCGAAAAAATCGCCGCGATCCTCGCCTACCTCGACACCGAAACCGAAGCCCGTGATCTCACCCCATTCACAGTCGACCTCAACCCGCCGGTCGCATCCGCATCGCGTTTGATTCCCCGGGTCGTGGACTCCGGGATCGTGGTGGAGCTGGAAGACTTTGCCCAAATCCCCCGCCTGCCCGGTCGTCCCGCTTACAAAGGCATCGCCTTGCTGCGGCCCGATCCACGCGACGACGATGCGTTGCTCGTCAACGACCTCATGGGAATCATCTATCGCATCAAAAATGGCGTCGTGGACACGTTCCTCGACGTGCGCGGCCGGTTCCCGCGCTTCGTCTATGAACCGGGGGTCGCGACGGGGCTCGGGGCATTTGCCTTTCACCCGGCCTTTCTCACCAACGGATTGCTCTACACCACCCATGCCGAGCTTTGGCTGGGCGAAGACTGCATCAACCCCGACGATCTCCCCGACCACATCCCGGCCGATGCCAGTCCGCGCCTCGCCTGGGTGCTCACGGAATGGCACGCTCACGAGCCGCTGGCCGCCACCTTTGCTGGCACGCGCCGCGAAGTCATGCGCTGGGTCACGCCGACCACCGCCCACGGCAGTCAGGAAATCGCCTTCGCTCCCGTAACCGGCCCGGACGACCCCGACTACGGGCTGCTCTACATCGGCCACGGCGACGGCGGCGCGATCAATATCAAGCGCCCCGATATCGCCGGTCACCCGCGCACATTGCTCACCTCGATCATGCGCATCGATCCGACGGGCACCAATGGTCGCAATGGCCGTTATGGCATCCCACCTGACAACCCGTTCGCGGGCAGCGACGATCCCACGGTTCGCCAGGAAATCTGGGCCTACGGCTTCCGCAACGCGCACCGCATGAGCTGGGATATCACGCCCCAGGGTAAACGCATGATCGCCGTCGATATCGGGGAATCCAACGTCGAGGAGGTCAACCTCATCGAGCCCGGTTGGGGCTACGGCTGGGGCGTGGGCAAACTGGAGGGCACGGCCCGCCTCGACGTGCTCGACGACCCCACGGTCATCTGGCCCGCGACCGCCGCCGAACTTGCTCCCCATCGGTCTCCACACGGTGAATACATGCACGACGACGGCACCGCCGTGACCGGCGGCTACGTCTACCACGGCCCACTGGAGCTGCTGCGCGGCAAGTATGTCTTCGGCGACATCGTCAACGGCCGCCTCTTCTGCATGAACATCGGCGAATCGCTCGATGACCACACGATCTACGAACTCAAGGTCGTGACGGCAGCCGGTGAGCCCACGTCGGTAAAAACCCTCGCCGGCGTCGACCGCGCGCACTTGCGCGTCAGCTACGATCCGCGTCACGGTGACCTGTTCGTGATGACGAAAGACGACGGCATGATCC